From one Candidatus Eisenbacteria bacterium genomic stretch:
- a CDS encoding enoyl-CoA hydratase-related protein, giving the protein MSYENLVVEIRDRIARVTLTRPKVLNALNEKTVLELRGCFAALKGDLSVGAVILTGAGEKAFVAGADINELSVMSPLQGERSSRLGQETFSEIENLGKPVIAAVNGFALGGGCELALACHMRFASENAKLGLPEVGLGIMPGYGGTQRLPRLVGLGRAIELIATARMIDAQDAFRIGLVNGVYPLADLLPHCEKVATEILSRGPLAVRYAMDAAIRGVETDMERGLELESAYFGLLASTGDMREGLTAFLEKRKPAFNGS; this is encoded by the coding sequence ATGAGTTACGAAAATCTCGTCGTCGAGATCCGGGACCGGATCGCACGCGTCACGCTGACCCGGCCCAAGGTCCTGAACGCGCTCAACGAGAAGACGGTCCTCGAGCTTCGCGGCTGTTTCGCGGCGCTGAAAGGCGACCTCTCGGTCGGAGCCGTCATCCTGACCGGCGCCGGGGAGAAGGCGTTCGTGGCCGGAGCCGACATCAACGAGCTCTCGGTCATGAGCCCGCTCCAGGGCGAGCGCTCGTCCCGGCTGGGCCAGGAGACCTTCTCCGAGATCGAGAACCTCGGGAAGCCGGTCATCGCGGCGGTCAACGGCTTCGCGCTCGGTGGAGGATGCGAGCTCGCGCTCGCCTGCCACATGCGGTTCGCGTCCGAGAACGCGAAGCTCGGGCTCCCCGAGGTCGGGCTCGGCATCATGCCGGGCTACGGCGGCACGCAGCGGCTGCCGCGGCTCGTGGGGCTCGGGCGCGCGATCGAGCTGATCGCGACGGCGCGCATGATCGACGCGCAGGATGCCTTCCGGATCGGGCTCGTCAACGGCGTGTATCCGCTCGCGGACCTCCTTCCGCACTGCGAGAAGGTCGCGACGGAGATCCTCTCGCGCGGGCCGCTCGCCGTCCGGTACGCGATGGACGCCGCGATCCGCGGGGTCGAAACCGACATGGAGCGCGGGCTCGAGCTGGAATCCGCGTACTTCGGCCTCCTCGCCTCGACGGGCGACATGCGAGAAGGGCTCACCGCGTTCCTCGAGAAGCGGAAGCCGGCCTTCAACGGCTCCTGA